The Acetomicrobium flavidum genome window below encodes:
- a CDS encoding prepilin peptidase codes for MLAFNLLSLVLGMALGSFLNVVATRTIQGKRWWGKERSVCDSCGRTLQLIDLIPVFSYLMFKGKCRVCKAPIKISYLLVEVIMGVSLFAASVIHGPSFSFLLSSIALCCLLISSLTDIYSGYIYDWLVFPFLALGLALRLCGGMHAFIAGLMGACACGLLLLIIALLSKGGMGSGDVVVAVAIGGIMGTWMGGLALYLGFMVGGLTAVILLARKRVKRKDHLPLVPFLAAGVLLSLSFGREILTFLGIFPGWPWLFQ; via the coding sequence ATGCTGGCTTTTAATTTGCTAAGCTTAGTGCTAGGTATGGCGCTTGGTTCTTTTTTAAACGTCGTAGCTACGAGAACTATACAAGGCAAACGGTGGTGGGGAAAGGAGCGTTCTGTGTGTGATTCTTGCGGCAGGACGCTCCAGCTTATTGATCTCATCCCTGTCTTTTCTTATCTAATGTTTAAAGGAAAATGCAGGGTATGCAAGGCTCCTATTAAAATAAGCTATCTTCTGGTTGAAGTCATAATGGGTGTGTCGCTGTTTGCAGCATCAGTGATTCATGGGCCAAGTTTTTCGTTTCTTTTATCCTCCATAGCGCTATGCTGTTTACTGATTTCTTCGCTGACCGATATATACTCTGGTTATATTTACGATTGGTTGGTTTTCCCCTTTTTGGCTCTAGGATTAGCTCTTAGACTTTGCGGGGGCATGCATGCCTTTATAGCTGGCCTGATGGGAGCTTGCGCATGCGGCCTTTTATTGTTGATCATAGCGCTCTTAAGCAAGGGGGGAATGGGGTCAGGCGACGTGGTAGTCGCGGTTGCCATTGGGGGGATAATGGGCACATGGATGGGGGGTCTTGCTCTCTACCTCGGATTTATGGTTGGAGGGTTAACAGCCGTAATACTGTTGGCGCGCAAAAGGGTCAAAAGAAAAGACCATCTCCCCCTTGTACCCTTCCTTGCCGCAGGCGTGTTGCTATCCCTATCCTTTGGAAGAGAAATTCTTACATTTCTGGGCATATTCCCAGGGTGGCCTTGGTTATTTCAGTAA
- a CDS encoding alpha/beta hydrolase gives MNKGIKKISESIPGSFGDGKVLIQGYIVSDAAPLVVLLHGVHGCANLSEGNKYATLARLLAEKSINVLVLETSRKIRDRERFGDDRGRWVREAFDGKTYAMDLFDVASAISFINHNIGKTQLWLWGFSLGGLHFLIIAGNKHDEILRNANMKNPLPELPDIQGLILSGSGDEIRPENETAISEPILNSLPERHMLLEAARNTRAKNVFAFYGSMDETFSEEACRRLFDLAPTKRNFIVLKGADHSFRSINGVPSIAPLVDMVNYIRPHLLK, from the coding sequence ATGAACAAAGGCATAAAAAAGATATCAGAAAGCATTCCGGGAAGCTTTGGGGATGGCAAAGTGTTAATCCAGGGGTATATCGTCTCGGATGCAGCACCGCTTGTCGTTTTACTACATGGTGTACATGGTTGTGCCAATTTGTCCGAAGGAAACAAGTACGCCACATTGGCACGATTGTTAGCGGAGAAATCCATTAATGTCCTCGTCTTGGAGACAAGCAGAAAAATAAGAGACAGGGAGCGCTTTGGAGACGACAGGGGCAGGTGGGTTAGGGAGGCCTTTGATGGCAAGACTTATGCCATGGATTTATTTGACGTTGCAAGCGCCATTTCGTTTATTAATCACAACATAGGTAAAACTCAACTTTGGCTATGGGGGTTTTCACTTGGTGGATTACATTTTTTAATAATAGCAGGCAATAAGCACGATGAAATTTTGAGAAACGCTAACATGAAAAACCCTCTGCCCGAGCTTCCCGACATCCAGGGGTTGATACTTTCCGGAAGCGGTGATGAGATACGTCCGGAAAACGAAACGGCCATAAGCGAGCCCATACTCAACTCTCTCCCAGAAAGACATATGCTCTTAGAGGCAGCCAGGAATACCAGGGCAAAAAATGTATTCGCCTTCTACGGGAGCATGGATGAAACATTCAGCGAAGAGGCATGCAGGCGACTGTTCGACCTCGCTCCGACAAAGAGGAATTTCATCGTCCTAAAGGGAGCGGACCACTCCTTTAGAAGCATAAACGGAGTGCCGTCAATCGCTCCGCTGGTAGATATGGTAAATTACATAAGGCCGCATTTACTGAAATAA
- the ptsP gene encoding phosphoenolpyruvate--protein phosphotransferase, producing the protein MSEQRALKGKPLSPGLAWGRSFLYETIPFMQRNIKIKKEDVEKELDRLKEALKKTKESLQKLKDSVRRRLGEEKAGILEAHMLMLEDPMFVDEIKKAIEEGNSAEDAVFTATEKIKEMFETIPDPYLRERAADVKDVGSRLYRTLLGGKDIAQLDTNEPIIVVANDLAASELIAISENNVVGLVLSQGGPTSHMAIIAKSLNLPAVSGIDISLISDNCLLIVDGIRGEITINPSSDVLMQTKNNIEKLQREQEEALSLKDLPAVTPDGLSIELWGNIAHPDEASAVLSSGGSGIGLFRTEFLFMNRNTPPSEDEQFEAYRKVLDEMKPHPVVIRTLDAGGDKEIPYLNIPKEDNPFLGYRAIRIGLTEEQLLITQLKALIRSSICGNLYIMFPMISSLWEIRRAKTLIQKAASQLDDKGMRYGKFKVGIMIEIPSAAIMAEELAKEVDFFSIGTNDLTQYTLAVDRGNSKVSQWYDHLHPAVLKLIAMTSKAAKTQKIELGICGEMAGDPFALPVLLGLGFDELSMSPPAIPKIKRLVRKFQAERAKQVAQMALSMKDADEVRQYLNEVMAKL; encoded by the coding sequence ATGTCAGAACAAAGGGCATTAAAGGGCAAACCTCTTTCTCCAGGCCTTGCATGGGGTCGTTCTTTCTTATATGAAACAATACCCTTTATGCAGAGGAATATAAAGATCAAAAAGGAAGATGTCGAAAAAGAGCTCGACCGTTTAAAAGAAGCCCTAAAGAAAACAAAGGAGTCGCTTCAAAAACTCAAGGACAGCGTAAGACGACGCCTAGGCGAAGAAAAGGCAGGCATCCTTGAAGCGCATATGCTTATGCTAGAAGACCCAATGTTTGTAGATGAGATAAAAAAGGCAATAGAAGAGGGGAACTCTGCCGAGGACGCCGTATTCACTGCCACAGAAAAAATCAAAGAAATGTTCGAGACAATCCCTGACCCTTACTTGCGCGAAAGGGCAGCAGACGTAAAAGATGTGGGAAGCAGATTGTATAGAACCCTACTTGGAGGTAAGGATATTGCACAATTAGATACCAATGAACCGATAATTGTCGTTGCCAATGATCTTGCGGCTTCAGAGCTAATAGCCATTTCCGAGAATAACGTGGTAGGTCTTGTGTTGTCGCAGGGCGGCCCAACTTCTCACATGGCCATAATCGCTAAATCATTGAACCTGCCTGCCGTATCAGGAATCGATATAAGCTTAATATCGGATAACTGTCTGTTGATCGTTGACGGAATAAGGGGAGAGATAACGATTAATCCTTCTTCCGATGTGCTCATGCAGACCAAAAATAACATTGAGAAACTGCAACGTGAGCAGGAAGAAGCATTAAGCTTGAAAGATCTCCCAGCTGTAACGCCAGATGGACTAAGTATAGAGCTGTGGGGAAATATTGCCCATCCCGATGAGGCCAGTGCGGTATTGTCATCAGGAGGAAGCGGAATAGGCCTTTTCAGAACAGAGTTTCTATTTATGAATAGAAACACACCTCCCAGCGAGGACGAACAATTTGAAGCTTATCGCAAGGTTTTAGACGAGATGAAACCACACCCAGTCGTTATAAGGACCCTAGATGCCGGAGGAGACAAGGAGATACCCTACCTGAACATTCCAAAGGAGGATAACCCCTTCTTGGGATATCGCGCAATACGTATCGGTTTAACGGAAGAACAGCTGTTGATAACCCAACTTAAAGCTTTAATCAGAAGTTCAATCTGCGGGAATCTTTACATAATGTTTCCTATGATTTCCTCCCTGTGGGAAATACGAAGAGCTAAAACATTAATCCAAAAGGCAGCAAGCCAGCTAGACGATAAAGGAATGAGATATGGAAAGTTTAAGGTCGGCATAATGATCGAAATACCTTCTGCGGCCATTATGGCAGAAGAGCTTGCCAAGGAAGTGGACTTTTTCTCCATAGGAACTAATGACCTGACACAGTATACATTAGCGGTAGATAGGGGAAACTCCAAAGTCTCACAATGGTATGATCACTTGCATCCTGCGGTCTTAAAGCTAATTGCCATGACATCTAAGGCTGCGAAGACACAAAAGATAGAGCTCGGCATATGCGGAGAGATGGCAGGAGACCCCTTTGCCCTTCCCGTCTTGCTGGGGCTTGGGTTCGATGAACTATCCATGTCGCCTCCTGCAATTCCAAAGATTAAAAGGTTAGTGCGAAAATTTCAAGCAGAAAGGGCTAAACAAGTCGCACAAATGGCGCTTTCAATGAAAGACGCAGATGAAGTTCGTCAATACCTGAATGAGGTGATGGCAAAGCTATGA
- a CDS encoding 2-phosphosulfolactate phosphatase, with product MKVKRREMMVVKLIVMLSPSGELEHVDAWIVVDVLRATTMMTAFFERGGKMILPVKEVEEAYSLKKMLGKNWLLMGERNSLPPPCFDCGNSPFELSRYCLETYDGAIMTTTNGTKALIYASSYSNNVFIGCARNATAALKAALRCGNNIGILCAGRHNRVMVDDTACAGLMVNAMKEMTERIDLNDGGKIAWAIWKHYHCDLLEAFKDAEHARRLEELGLWNDVVYASCQNKSEVVPRLTLWNGLKAVIV from the coding sequence ATGAAAGTGAAGAGGAGGGAGATGATGGTTGTTAAATTGATTGTCATGCTTAGCCCGTCTGGAGAGCTTGAACATGTCGATGCCTGGATTGTGGTAGATGTGCTTCGTGCTACTACAATGATGACGGCCTTTTTTGAGCGCGGCGGGAAAATGATCCTTCCTGTAAAAGAGGTTGAGGAAGCATATTCCCTCAAAAAAATGCTCGGCAAAAATTGGCTTTTAATGGGAGAGCGCAATAGCCTTCCACCGCCCTGCTTTGATTGCGGGAATTCCCCTTTCGAGTTATCCCGTTATTGCCTTGAGACTTACGATGGGGCCATCATGACGACTACCAATGGTACCAAAGCTTTAATTTATGCATCATCATACTCTAATAATGTCTTCATAGGTTGTGCAAGAAATGCGACTGCGGCATTGAAGGCGGCGTTGCGCTGCGGCAATAACATAGGTATCCTATGTGCAGGAAGGCATAATAGGGTCATGGTAGACGATACTGCTTGCGCTGGCCTAATGGTAAATGCAATGAAAGAGATGACAGAAAGGATCGACTTGAACGACGGAGGAAAGATAGCCTGGGCAATTTGGAAGCATTATCATTGCGACCTGCTTGAGGCATTTAAGGATGCTGAGCATGCGCGAAGGCTTGAAGAGTTGGGACTGTGGAATGACGTAGTGTATGCGTCATGTCAGAATAAAAGCGAAGTTGTGCCAAGGCTAACTCTGTGGAACGGCCTAAAGGCTGTTATTGTATGA
- a CDS encoding tetratricopeptide repeat protein, which produces MSKEKHDRNDEVKLLLDMASATEDDVEAEKLAREILEIDPSNMEAKLILADVAISNGDMETNRKYLGQIITECETKYGDVHKDSPVSDIYVSALERMAFSLSFDDRHEEALSVAQKLLEIDTEEQTAAKDIIYRSLLMLDRYREVLEMICSERTHTPVALHAKAIALYSLDGISSNSYEALIDAIEADPDAPFYALGIWEEPEEPDESEIDSMLTALYIVEPWSKSDKLIDWLSHMTIVFGFLTERLSDEFLDYLESSEDGPQIQEKLNEAKATLNKLIKLKMANDEDLSDMDKVVFESFRM; this is translated from the coding sequence ATGTCGAAGGAGAAACATGATCGAAACGATGAGGTAAAACTACTTTTGGATATGGCCAGCGCTACGGAGGACGATGTAGAGGCAGAAAAGTTGGCACGTGAGATCCTGGAAATCGATCCATCCAATATGGAAGCCAAATTAATTTTAGCTGACGTCGCAATATCCAACGGTGATATGGAAACAAACCGTAAATACTTAGGTCAAATCATCACTGAATGTGAAACAAAGTATGGAGATGTGCACAAAGACAGCCCTGTTAGCGACATTTACGTCTCAGCTTTAGAGAGAATGGCCTTCTCGCTTTCCTTTGACGATCGCCATGAGGAGGCTTTATCTGTCGCGCAAAAGTTACTGGAGATCGATACAGAGGAACAGACCGCTGCCAAAGACATAATCTATCGTTCATTACTCATGTTGGATCGTTATAGAGAAGTTCTGGAAATGATATGCAGCGAGCGTACACATACCCCCGTTGCATTGCACGCTAAAGCGATAGCATTATATTCACTAGACGGAATAAGCTCAAATTCCTACGAAGCCTTGATCGATGCAATTGAGGCTGATCCTGATGCTCCCTTCTACGCCCTGGGCATCTGGGAAGAACCAGAGGAACCTGACGAGAGCGAGATCGATTCCATGTTAACGGCTCTTTATATAGTGGAACCCTGGTCCAAATCGGACAAGTTGATCGACTGGCTCAGCCATATGACGATCGTCTTCGGTTTTCTTACCGAACGGCTTTCTGACGAATTCCTGGATTACTTGGAATCCAGCGAAGATGGTCCTCAAATCCAAGAAAAGCTCAATGAAGCCAAGGCTACCCTTAACAAACTGATAAAGTTGAAAATGGCAAATGACGAGGACCTGTCTGACATGGATAAAGTGGTATTTGAGTCATTCCGGATGTAA
- the glgC gene encoding glucose-1-phosphate adenylyltransferase, which translates to MIYGKYGRVLGIVLAGGRGQRLSPLTRHRAKPAVHFAAKYRIIDFALSNLVNSGVFSIYVLVQFRSQSLNEHIERGWQFGGALRGRDFFITVVPAQMWTGEHWYKGTADAVFQNLHLITIYNADRICIFAADHVYKMDIEQMMQKHMEQKADCTVAAYEVPSSEASSFGCLETDKLGFVTQFLEKPKNPPEIPSKPGFSFISMGNYIFEREVLEEALVEDANDPNSSHDFGKDILPKLHKSHKVFAYDFQSNVIPGNDRPYWRDVGTIKAYWQAHMDLLKAEADLNLFNPQWPIRTVSYADPPGFTFSVNDCSSHIESTLRAEGSQVLGATIKKSILSRNCIIKPGAVVEECIIGRSVIVGERCKLRRVIVDAQNVIPPDTQIGFNEAEDRAKYHVDPSGIVIVPMPAIQLRAKVSFPYPDSGI; encoded by the coding sequence TTGATCTATGGCAAGTATGGAAGAGTGCTGGGCATTGTTCTTGCGGGAGGTCGGGGGCAACGACTTTCTCCATTGACCAGACATCGGGCTAAGCCAGCCGTACATTTTGCCGCCAAATACCGAATTATAGACTTCGCCTTGTCCAATTTGGTCAATAGCGGCGTATTTTCCATCTATGTCCTTGTCCAATTTCGCAGCCAATCGTTGAACGAACACATCGAGAGGGGTTGGCAATTCGGAGGAGCGCTCAGGGGGAGGGATTTCTTCATAACAGTCGTACCTGCACAAATGTGGACCGGTGAACACTGGTATAAGGGAACAGCTGATGCCGTATTCCAAAATTTACACCTAATTACCATTTACAATGCCGATCGCATATGCATATTTGCTGCCGATCACGTATATAAGATGGACATAGAACAGATGATGCAAAAACACATGGAACAAAAGGCCGATTGTACGGTGGCTGCCTATGAAGTCCCTTCATCGGAGGCGTCCTCTTTTGGTTGTCTTGAGACGGATAAGCTAGGATTCGTCACTCAATTTCTTGAAAAACCCAAAAACCCGCCGGAGATACCAAGTAAACCTGGATTTAGCTTTATTTCAATGGGAAATTACATATTTGAGAGAGAAGTACTGGAAGAGGCATTAGTCGAGGACGCAAACGATCCAAACAGCAGCCACGATTTCGGTAAGGACATATTGCCAAAACTCCACAAAAGCCATAAGGTATTTGCCTACGATTTTCAAAGCAACGTTATTCCCGGAAACGATAGGCCCTATTGGAGAGACGTTGGAACGATAAAAGCTTATTGGCAGGCACACATGGACTTATTAAAGGCGGAAGCCGATTTAAACTTATTTAATCCTCAGTGGCCAATCAGAACTGTCTCTTACGCTGACCCTCCCGGGTTTACGTTCTCCGTTAACGACTGCTCCAGCCACATAGAAAGCACCCTTCGTGCAGAGGGAAGCCAAGTTTTAGGTGCCACGATAAAAAAGTCTATATTATCCAGAAACTGCATCATAAAACCCGGAGCTGTTGTAGAGGAATGCATAATAGGCCGAAGCGTGATCGTGGGAGAAAGATGTAAATTAAGGAGAGTCATTGTAGACGCTCAAAACGTTATTCCTCCCGATACGCAAATAGGTTTTAACGAAGCTGAGGATCGAGCAAAATATCATGTAGATCCTTCTGGGATAGTTATAGTGCCGATGCCGGCAATACAACTTAGGGCAAAGGTAAGTTTCCCCTACCCAGATTCTGGAATTTAG
- a CDS encoding glycogen synthase produces the protein MSLPIDKIKVLHIASEMHPIVKKGGLGDVVGSLPKALRELGIDSRVFLPMYPSIDENVKRTFKRMPYKLYLPLEWRVFPAFLWKTDVQGVPVYLLEIEGVPFPADVYPSNLNLNTIKPFFLFSLAALELEKSARWHPQIFHLHDWPTSQVAIALKWHMYYSSFSKSYDTVLTIHNLAHQGIIQETDLMPWGISKEAFSIDGLEYYGMINLLKGGIIASDAITTVSPRYSWEIQTKEYGMGLDGVLKKYNSKLRGILNGIDYSYWNPMTDPFLPAHYDIDNISPKKECRKALLARCGWGEDHLPVLIYIGRLVEQKGIDLLLYSIESIVGHGCRLIVVGEGNEVYEQSLKEASAQFPANVFVKIGYDEELAHLMYAGGDMLIMPSYFEPCGLIQLIAMRYGTVPICRAVGGLADTVIDADTAHDGTGFLFSHYSSEALLHAIGRALGAWNSPELWNQIVRNCMSADFSWSRSSREYAKLYLELLGVSDFRSF, from the coding sequence ATGAGCTTGCCTATTGACAAGATCAAGGTTCTTCATATCGCTTCAGAGATGCACCCGATTGTCAAAAAAGGCGGATTGGGAGATGTAGTCGGCTCCCTGCCCAAGGCGCTAAGAGAGCTGGGCATTGACAGCAGAGTGTTCTTGCCGATGTACCCCAGCATAGATGAAAACGTCAAAAGAACTTTTAAAAGGATGCCTTACAAGCTATACCTACCGTTGGAATGGCGAGTGTTTCCAGCGTTCCTGTGGAAGACCGATGTCCAAGGAGTACCCGTATACCTGCTCGAGATCGAAGGGGTGCCATTTCCGGCTGATGTATATCCAAGCAATTTGAATCTAAACACGATAAAGCCTTTCTTTCTCTTTTCGCTAGCCGCACTGGAGCTTGAAAAATCAGCGAGGTGGCATCCTCAAATTTTTCACCTTCACGATTGGCCGACGTCACAAGTGGCGATAGCTTTAAAATGGCATATGTATTACTCATCCTTTTCCAAATCATACGATACGGTCTTAACCATTCACAACTTAGCCCATCAGGGAATCATACAGGAGACTGACCTAATGCCTTGGGGAATATCCAAGGAAGCTTTCTCCATTGACGGACTGGAGTATTACGGGATGATCAACCTTTTAAAGGGTGGCATAATAGCATCTGATGCCATTACGACCGTGTCTCCAAGGTATTCCTGGGAGATTCAGACGAAAGAATATGGAATGGGCTTGGATGGAGTTTTGAAGAAATACAACAGCAAGTTAAGGGGAATATTAAACGGCATCGATTATTCCTATTGGAATCCCATGACAGATCCGTTCCTTCCCGCTCATTACGATATAGACAACATATCCCCCAAAAAGGAATGTCGAAAGGCGCTCCTTGCCCGGTGCGGATGGGGTGAAGACCATCTCCCCGTCTTGATTTATATAGGCAGATTAGTAGAGCAAAAGGGGATTGATTTGCTACTCTACTCCATCGAATCCATTGTTGGCCATGGATGTAGGCTGATAGTAGTTGGAGAGGGAAATGAAGTTTATGAGCAATCCTTGAAAGAGGCTTCCGCACAGTTCCCTGCCAATGTGTTCGTTAAGATCGGATATGACGAAGAATTAGCCCATCTCATGTACGCCGGTGGTGACATGTTGATAATGCCCTCATATTTTGAACCCTGCGGGTTAATTCAACTTATAGCCATGAGGTACGGTACAGTTCCAATATGTCGAGCCGTCGGCGGACTTGCCGATACGGTCATAGATGCCGATACCGCCCATGACGGAACAGGCTTTTTGTTCAGCCATTACAGCAGTGAGGCCCTTTTGCATGCCATAGGCAGGGCCCTTGGTGCCTGGAATTCCCCCGAACTATGGAACCAAATAGTGCGAAACTGCATGAGTGCAGATTTCTCATGGTCAAGATCCTCCAGGGAATATGCCAAATTATACCTAGAGTTGTTGGGAGTATCGGACTTCAGAAGTTTCTGA
- the glgP gene encoding alpha-glucan family phosphorylase, translating to MKMSNLHDKGSLMNYNIGVGSSLIKLMEMDPKYRTIAYFSMEIGVESDIPTYAGGLGILAGDVLKSSADLGVPIVGITLLYKHGYFKQRIDENGRQVEEPYQWNPEEKLTLLPNEVNVEIEGRPVHVRVWVYEIVGQSGYIVPIYFLDTDYDKNTPEDRTFSWYLYGGDLRYRLCQEMILGIGGLRILRDLGYNNINTFHLNEGHAGFLALELLREQGYVDFAKIKEQVVFTSHTPVPAGHDYFPFELIEKTMSPVFVDYLKQMMPNGGVSMVDFGLKYSRFINAVSKKHREVSKKLYNTESIDYITNGVHSASWTSSNIQKLFDEHMPGWRNDPSRLVMAMKLKDDELWKEHQANKMFLFSKILERTGVELDAEILTIGFARRAVAYKRADLLFKDINRLIDICSGKVQLIFSGKAHPSDEEGKAMIQRVINFSKELSGKIPVIFLENYDMELAGLLTAGVDVWLNTPLRPREASGTSGMKCAHNGVLNLSILDGWWVEGWIEDVTGWAIGPEPTEVELTHYDESKDAEALYKTLEEKVIPLYYQHRDRWISMMKNSIALNASYFNTHRVVREYCERAYKVYQKYY from the coding sequence ATGAAAATGAGCAACCTGCATGACAAGGGCTCTTTAATGAATTATAATATAGGCGTTGGTTCATCTCTCATAAAGCTCATGGAAATGGATCCAAAATACAGGACCATAGCTTACTTTTCCATGGAAATAGGGGTAGAAAGCGACATCCCCACCTATGCCGGTGGGCTGGGCATTCTAGCCGGTGATGTCCTTAAAAGTTCTGCAGACTTAGGTGTTCCAATAGTTGGCATTACCCTCCTCTACAAGCATGGATATTTTAAACAGCGTATAGACGAAAATGGAAGGCAAGTGGAAGAGCCCTATCAATGGAACCCAGAGGAAAAATTGACGCTGCTTCCCAACGAGGTCAACGTAGAAATAGAGGGCAGACCTGTCCATGTTCGGGTATGGGTTTACGAAATAGTAGGTCAATCGGGGTATATTGTTCCTATATACTTTCTCGATACGGATTACGACAAAAACACTCCAGAGGATAGAACCTTTTCTTGGTACCTTTATGGTGGAGACTTGAGGTACAGGCTATGTCAGGAGATGATCCTGGGGATAGGAGGCCTTAGAATTCTGCGAGACCTCGGCTACAATAATATAAATACCTTTCATCTCAATGAAGGACATGCCGGATTTCTAGCGCTAGAACTTTTAAGAGAACAGGGATATGTGGACTTCGCTAAGATCAAGGAGCAAGTAGTATTTACATCTCATACCCCGGTGCCGGCAGGTCACGATTATTTTCCCTTTGAGCTAATAGAAAAGACGATGTCGCCCGTATTCGTAGATTACTTGAAGCAAATGATGCCGAACGGCGGGGTTTCGATGGTAGATTTTGGCCTTAAATACAGCAGGTTCATTAATGCCGTATCGAAAAAGCATAGAGAAGTAAGTAAGAAGCTTTATAATACGGAAAGCATCGATTACATCACAAATGGTGTGCATTCTGCGAGTTGGACATCCTCGAACATTCAGAAGCTCTTCGACGAGCACATGCCTGGATGGAGAAACGACCCTTCAAGGTTGGTTATGGCGATGAAGTTAAAGGACGACGAACTATGGAAAGAACACCAGGCAAATAAAATGTTCCTCTTCTCGAAGATCTTGGAAAGGACCGGAGTTGAGCTTGATGCCGAAATCTTAACCATAGGCTTTGCTCGCAGAGCAGTGGCTTATAAACGCGCAGACCTTCTCTTTAAGGATATAAATAGGTTAATAGACATTTGTTCAGGCAAAGTTCAGTTGATCTTCTCAGGGAAAGCCCATCCTTCCGACGAAGAAGGAAAGGCCATGATACAGCGCGTCATAAATTTCTCTAAAGAATTATCCGGCAAAATACCCGTCATCTTTCTTGAAAACTACGATATGGAGCTGGCAGGTTTGCTCACGGCAGGAGTCGATGTATGGTTAAATACGCCCTTAAGGCCTCGTGAGGCCTCAGGCACAAGCGGAATGAAGTGCGCTCACAACGGGGTGCTCAATCTCTCCATATTGGATGGCTGGTGGGTAGAAGGATGGATAGAAGACGTAACTGGGTGGGCGATAGGGCCTGAGCCCACGGAGGTAGAGCTCACGCATTACGACGAATCAAAGGATGCTGAAGCCTTATACAAGACCCTTGAAGAAAAGGTCATTCCGCTGTACTATCAACATCGTGATAGATGGATCTCTATGATGAAAAATAGCATTGCCTTAAATGCAAGTTACTTCAATACCCACCGGGTCGTGAGGGAATATTGCGAAAGAGCCTACAAGGTGTACCAAAAATATTACTAA
- a CDS encoding transcriptional regulator — MKMSEIEAILKARRLFDTASIEKEVEYAFASDLMSDVLAFALAGALLITGLTNIQIIRTATMLDMTGIVFVRNKRPLEEAVTLAKKLDIPVLLCQMSMFETCGVLYQAGLKPCPIVHEESN, encoded by the coding sequence ATGAAGATGTCCGAGATAGAGGCCATTTTGAAAGCGCGTAGACTGTTCGATACAGCGTCCATAGAAAAAGAAGTTGAATATGCCTTTGCATCGGATCTGATGAGCGATGTACTTGCCTTTGCCCTTGCCGGCGCTCTTTTGATAACCGGTTTGACGAATATTCAAATAATCAGGACAGCTACAATGCTGGACATGACCGGGATCGTCTTTGTAAGGAATAAACGTCCCTTGGAAGAGGCAGTTACCCTTGCCAAAAAACTGGATATTCCGGTTTTGCTTTGCCAAATGAGCATGTTTGAGACTTGCGGGGTACTTTATCAGGCGGGATTAAAGCCCTGTCCTATAGTTCACGAGGAGTCGAATTAA
- a CDS encoding ATP-binding protein, translating into MSEPLVLELQVKPLDFLAAGETATQFKETLKSLGLAPEICRRAAVVVYEAEMNIVIHGGGGVMRLQVEEDKVTIMAEDEGPGIENLELAMQEGYSSAPDYIREMGFGAGMGLPNIKRNSDELYIDTAPGKGTKLRAVIYLNKGR; encoded by the coding sequence TTGAGCGAACCACTGGTTTTGGAATTACAAGTTAAGCCTCTCGATTTTTTGGCAGCCGGCGAGACGGCAACACAATTTAAGGAAACCCTTAAGTCTTTGGGTTTGGCTCCCGAGATATGCCGGAGGGCGGCAGTTGTGGTTTATGAAGCCGAGATGAACATAGTAATCCATGGCGGTGGTGGGGTGATGCGCCTGCAGGTCGAGGAGGACAAGGTGACCATTATGGCGGAAGATGAAGGTCCCGGAATTGAAAACCTGGAATTAGCCATGCAGGAGGGATATTCTTCAGCGCCTGACTATATAAGAGAGATGGGCTTTGGTGCAGGCATGGGATTGCCAAACATCAAGAGAAATTCGGATGAATTATATATCGATACTGCCCCAGGGAAGGGCACTAAGCTGCGCGCGGTGATATACCTCAATAAAGGACGGTGA